CGCAGTGCGCTGGTCATCGTGTTCCTTCCGAAGTGTCCGGGTGGCTCGCCGCGACGGCCGCCGTCATCGACCGGGGTGCGGCGGGATTCGCGACGAACTGCTCGGCGGAGCCGGTCGCTTCGAGGAACGCCTCCTCCAGCGTGGCCGTGCGTTCCGTGAGTTCGTGCAGCCTGATCTGGTGGGCGTACGCGAGCTCCCCGATACCCGCCCGGTCCGCACCGCTGACCGCGATCGCGGTGGCGTCCAGCCGTTCGGCCCCGGCGCCCTCGGCCCGGAGCAGCTCGGCGAGCCTGTCGACGTGCGGGCTCCGGACCACGACGACACTGCGGGAGCTCTTCGTCACGAAGTCGGCGACCGCTTCGTTCGCGATCGTCCGGCCCTTGCCGATCACCACCAGGTGGTCGGCCATCAGGGCCATCTCGGCGAGCAGGTGACTGCTGACGAAGACGGAACGGCCGGACGCGGCGAAGTCCTTGAGGAAGCCGCGCAGCCAGTTGACGCCCTGCGGGTCGAGCCCGTTGGCCGGCTCGTCGAGGATCAGCGTGTGCGGGTCGCCGAGCAACGCGGCCGCCAGGCCCAGCCGTTGGCCCATGCCGAGGGAGAAACCCTTCGGCTGCTTCTCCGCCACCGACCCCAGGCCGACCGTGTGGAGTACCTCG
This genomic stretch from Streptomyces sp. Go-475 harbors:
- a CDS encoding ATP-binding cassette domain-containing protein, which translates into the protein MIEATGLSKRYGATVAVDDLSFEVRPGRVTGFLGPNGAGKSTTIRLMLGLDAGGGRTLFSGKPYRELRHPMREVGTLLDAKAFHPTRKAHSHLRMLAAAAGVPVTRVDEVLHTVGLGSVAEKQPKGFSLGMGQRLGLAAALLGDPHTLILDEPANGLDPQGVNWLRGFLKDFAASGRSVFVSSHLLAEMALMADHLVVIGKGRTIANEAVADFVTKSSRSVVVVRSPHVDRLAELLRAEGAGAERLDATAIAVSGADRAGIGELAYAHQIRLHELTERTATLEEAFLEATGSAEQFVANPAAPRSMTAAVAASHPDTSEGTR